A single genomic interval of Spinacia oleracea cultivar Varoflay chromosome 6, BTI_SOV_V1, whole genome shotgun sequence harbors:
- the LOC110791322 gene encoding bidirectional sugar transporter SWEET9: MALTPTQLHQLTFIFGILGNIVSFGVFLAPLPTFWRIFKKKSTLGFQSIPYSVALFSSMLLLYYAFLKETNGTMILTINTIGCVIEGTYLIIYLIYATKEARIYTTKLVGLFNVGVFGLIVLTTMLFVKGMDKHTMFSKGGMRVNIVGWISGIFSVCVFAAPLSVMRLVIKTKSVEFMPFGLSFSLTLCAIIWFFYGFLIKDFYIALPNILGFAFGIAQMILYVIYNHLSKKKKNNNNNNGDDLMIKEVDIMQLQELSINIKHGNVEKIEQDSTTLDQQNKPAEVIEINVEEMVKVNNNNIIVNEVDGKPANGDVPRGDNAC, translated from the exons ATGGCATTAACACCAACTCAACTCCATCAATTAACCTTCATATTTGGCATACTTGGAAACATTGTTTCCTTTGGTGTCTTCTTGGCTCCATT GCCAACATTTTGGAGGATATTCAAGAAGAAATCAACATTAGGGTTTCAATCAATACCTTATTCGGTTGCACTATTTAGTTCAATGCTATTGTTGTACTATGCATTCTTGAAGGAAACCAATGGAACAATGATTCTTACCATTAATACCATTGGTTGCGTAATCGAAGGAACATATCTCATTATCTACCTCATTTATGCTACTAAAGAAGCCAGGATTTATACAACCAAATTGGTGGGACTTTTCAATGTAGGAGTTTTTGGGCTCATAGTACTTACAACTATGTTGTTCGTTAAAGGGATGGATAAACACACGATGTTTTCAAAAGGCGGTATGCGTGTAAACATTGTTGGATGGATTTCTGGCATCTTCTCCGTTTGTGTCTTTGCTGCTCCTCTTAGCGTTATG AGGCTGGTAATAAAAACAAAGAGTGTAGAATTCATGCCGTTTGGGCTATCATTCTCGCTTACACTTTGTGCGATCATATGGTTCTTTTACGGTTTCCTCATTAAGGACTTCTACATTGCG TTGCCAAACATCCTTGGATTCGCGTTCGGAATAGCTCAGATGATATTGTACGTAATTTACAATCATTTatcaaagaagaagaaaaacaacaacaacaataatggtGATGATCTCATGATAAAAGAAGTCGATATCATGCAACTTCAAGAGTTATCTATTAATATAAAACATGGAAATGTTGAGAAAATTGAGCAAGATTCTACAACTTTGGATCAACAAAACAAGCCAGCTGAGGTTATTGAAATTAATGTAGAAGAAATGGTTAAAGtgaacaataataatattattgttaacgAGGTTGATGGGAAACCGGCCAATGGCGATGTGCCACGTGGAGATAATGCATGCTAA